In Rhopalosiphum padi isolate XX-2018 chromosome 3, ASM2088224v1, whole genome shotgun sequence, the genomic stretch AATTGTTGTAAATTGTGTTGAAGATCCCGAATTAGTTGttctgtaaaaattattaaaaatatatttgcgcaaatttgttttatgtgtatttaaaattcaaatttttacaaatgtcaaaatcacgaaaattacaagtattttgtagtaaaaataaaaaaattaataaaatatttatagttaaagtttgaaaatgtaatataatatttttcataaatattttatactaaaaaatctaaaatatgttcAAACACGATTATTGTTTATAGGCACTTGAAGAAGtacaaattagaataaaattaacttttttaaaaattaatgatatcaatatcaatgtattaattaattgttataagcaataatatcatgaaatatacttatagaAATTTAGGCTGTCATTTGACAGACCGTCTCCGttaagaatcgttttttgtttttaatgatatattattaaattcaaatttaacactccAAAAACTATTGACTATAGTGAAACACTCGACATCTAATGTACCTTACAACAAAgcggtacctatacctaatatatatagttgtatatatattaatatattattatttatttttcaaaattgaattaatattcttatttcttgGTATTccttatcatacaattttttgacaaatttctCGTTTACTAAATGATCAATTGTTGATGTCTATGTACATTGAACTACAATTTCAACAGAATTTTAATTAGTAGGTAAGTAGataagtattttgaaaaatatgaaaaacacaaaaaacgGTACCTACCAAATAAGATCAATTGAAAAAGATAGGTACAATCTAACTTcctagttttattttcatttttcacatCTGTACACAAACAAATGTATTAGATACCTACTTACATTCAAATACTCAATACAATATGCTGcagataatataattgatagaaatCTTAGGCATATCGCATGTCTGCCTTATTACAACatgatataactattatatgccTATATACCTCACATTTTACAAAGTAACATAACACAAGTATAGTAGGTTGCATCGTTGCATCTTGCATGATAAAGTAAAGCTAAGTTAAACCTAACCAACgaacaataattcaataatagagATTAGGTACGTGGAATTGATAAATGTAGAACTgacataatttcaaataaatacattttaaatctactTTATTTGGAAACAATGAATTTGAACTTCACGTTATTtaggaaatatatataatattttcgtataaaCGATGTTTTTActacattattttgaaataatgaattcgAAATCACctgcaatatttataattaaaaaatataaaaccgaaGTGGTAAGTACCTGCCAACTAATAAAtacagaatattaataaaatttaaatttaaactttttacttaCCTACTTATCCACtgaactaaaatacatttttacccaTAAAGACAAACCTAAAAggctatacatataaaataaagttatatagttattttgataaattgagaccaattaaattgtataatattatgcttatacgTTAGGTAGCtggtatgtaattttattttaccgcCGTACCGGTATTATAAATGCGTGCCAAGTTGTTTATCGCGACGACTGTGTGTCCCCTGCAAACTGTCCCACGCCTTTTATCAGCTTATCACAAACGTTATCAATTCACAAGGAATACCGACGTCACCGTCTGTCCGCACCACGACATCGACGAGCAACGAGCGTCATCGTAGGTAGCGGTTTGTGTTTAATCTGTTGTGTTTGTCGTTGTTTTGCGTTCACCATCGTGGACACGCTCCGGAAAAGAAGTACGACGCCAATGTGAATTCTCATCGGTTGACCGTTCTGACCGTTCCGTATTTCTCTTTCGGCGACCTTTTATAGCGAAGCGACTATCCGAACGTCGACATGTATCTAAAGACGTGGAAGGAATTTGAAACCGCTTCGTACAATCTGCTCCTCAAAGATCCGACCAGGGTGATTGACGTTTTATTATCTAGTTAggacaataattttaatcgtgTGAATCGCACGTCTTACAGTGAAAATACGtacaaataaatttgtataccttaattcacttttaataaaaccaatttataaatttttcatttatcgttaacatttttttttgtgtattcaGATAATATCAAGATTAGTATTCTATGTTAGGCAGTTGTTTTTAAGCTATTATGTTCTGTGTTTCACAGTTGAAGTTAGAAGTATGTAGTATGTTCTATAATCTATTCCTTAAATGATATACCTACCTTATGAAATTATGTATTAAGTGcatctaataaaaaaacaaataggcattaaattatatattttttttttatttttcataatataatccaCAATCTCAAATCTGttacaattttttacataaattaatttgtaaaaattaattattatcattttattaaagttttcacATACAATACTTTAAACttaacactaaaataaaatcacataaaactattcaataattataattagtctATTAATTACTATGCATTTTAGTTTTGCAAAagaaaagtataaataacattacttaaatatttgtaaaaataagaaaCACATGTATTaccgttacaaaaaaaaaatttgtttaaacacCTGTATATCTGTGTAAGTAaaacattagaaatataaaatagtagactaatatttaaaagttaaaaatttagcACCACAGTAACAAATCCAATTATAAAAGAATGCAATTTTCTATtgcttaaatatgtatttttgtatggCTTATTCTATAATTTGTTAGTAGTTTAAgcaacaaaatcaaattttaaactttaatcaaaacaatataattattttttagtttaaatcaaACTTGCTTACTAtagttataacaaattttaaattttcggtATTGAAAAAAAGTCATATGTACCAAATTACCTTAtacttttcataaaaaaaaaaatggataaaaacaataattaaattgttttagtgAATTGgagtattatatttctaataaatacctacctgttaaataaaacatattatacaattaatatatctactaataaattaataaaataaaataattattttatttaattaaattagttgcaaaattaatgttaatttaataagttgcataattaatgttaattaattatatttgcaataataatttttgttgtaaaaattgAATGCCGTATTGTGgacaataatggaaaatatttttattctaggtCAGATGTACTATGAAGTATTGTCATAGTGAATCAACTGTGCAATTAAAAGTAACTGATGATATTTCggtaaataacttaattaatttatattatattattaaaatatacattatgatgtttatatttattgtaatatatacttgatggtcaaattaaattgtcttatttttaaaatgttttctttgaTACATATATCTCTGCTAACCCTGAAAAAAATACTCAGGTTTTTTTAATTCTGCAGAATAAATTATACCCTTTATGTTAGATAGATATATGTAcaccatcataatatatattacaatataccatCATTTATTTAacgataacatttaataataatgtatttgtatttcagTGCTTGCAGTTTAAAACCTCAGATATACAAAATGTAAagaaaattgaagtattttatgCTACAattatgaaacaaataatatctaatgaactttgaaattataatcaaaaattatttattttaaattgtgaaaatgtataattgtataagtacttattgttataacatcaaaatatacaaaaaaagtatataaataatacaatgtaagaACATTCCAAACGAAAACACAAAACACCATATAAGATTAGTTGTCTTATTATTTGAGGccgtaattattttgaataattttttattatatgagctAGGAGTTTGCTACTCctaaaaatagcaaaaaaattgctcaaataaaatacattcaaattgtaattttgatttgataatgaaattaaacaatgtattataaattgtatttatatactaatactgtgtaaatactaatttcatttgaatgtttttaaataattaaaacaaaaattaataaaaaattaactaatatatgtatttttgtttacctAGTTAGCTTGGTAATCTTAAGACTGACTATATTTTCaagaaatttgttttaaaagtgtaatacatttcaatataaattaaacttattgcAGTATTTCAAATTgtctaataaaatgtataaagaggACTTCTTACCCACATCTATTATATCCATTTTACTAACTCAtaacatactatattttatgttcagAATAATCTTCTATATTACtacaacttttaataattataataattataattattaatttcaaaagtaaaaattttatctAGGGCCCTAGATAAGCCTTAAAAttctatagtataaaaaaaaaaaaatcacaatgtGTAATACAATTAAAGATTATGTTTTGAAAACTGGATctgctaatatatttataaaaatatcattaaatacattgtttaatttgtcaatatatttataaataagcatTGGGTATcgactattatttaatattctaagttgtgaatttgatttaaatttgacaCATTTTATTCCAATGcacaattataactaataactattcatTATTAGAACACCACATTGCTTTGTTGTCTTAACTTCAAGtgggtaatataaaaatatttgcagcaatttataaaacactgaaccAATCTTTAAGACAAATTACATTGTTAGATGTTACCTTTAAATGTGTGctctcaacatttttaaattattaaaaatcttctTATGTTATAGTTACCTTTTTATAGATTTGATAATTGGTCAATGGTCAATCAttgtaatattaacatttaaaactaaaaaattaaaccattaaTATTGAATGTACATTTGCTAAGTATTACCATTGAGTATAGATAGTATTATCTATACTCAATGGTATTACACTTACAGATTGAAgaacataaacataaaaacaaatgtgaGTATGGTGTCCTTTTAACTacacacataataaattaaacattgacACAAagaaatatttaccaattttattttgtagttaatcaagttttattaattttttttttatttagctatgttatattttataagtatatattaaaatactaatgctgagttacataaaaatgtattagaataatagtttttttttatgagtgtaCGATAAGTTGTcaataatatgctataattttcaaaaatgaaggtggttttaaatattaaattgggtCTACTaactagtttatatattttcagaggtcaaacttaaaaaatttgaaatacttatttttataatttggaaaTACAAACGAAAAATGTAAGAAAAACAGAATTTTTCATGCAAatggattttgtttttttttaggttaCTCGAAAACGAGTAACtgcaaatacttgaaattttcactaaaatactaaatgtttatattatcatcttcATTAtacgataacattttaaaaattatctgctGGGTAGttatgcttgaaaatttaatacaagatcccacaaaagatatttttatattcctatgaaaatataaaaaatgcataggcacaggtttatatttttttattctatgcctttaaagttaaaatgttgacaaaattctTCAACATCgtaaaaaatttcaaactattttctagttaaaaatgcataaaaactaattaatagtaaaagttaaatttttaggaTTCAGTTTTTTTAAGGGGAAGAAAGGACGCCAATATATTTTTGCATCTAGGACgctaaaattgtaaatacgcTTCTGTACATACTACAGAATACAGAACAAAACGAGCCTACCCGATTATTTTGTGCCGGACACGTCACTGTAATAAAGATGAGTCGTAAATCAGGTCCTTTAATACAAGTACATTTAGGGCTAAAGCTTAAGCCCAAAAGGCCTCAACTTTTAAGGACAAAAAGAGAGTAGAGTCTCTTCACACACAAGACACAACACCTCATTATATTGATACACtcaattttatctataatacaattaaaaaaaaaaacttaaaattaaaatattatattatatattttaacttttaagtcaatATACCAGCTTATACCGATGAACTGTGTAAAAAGGTTCGTGGTATATAAATAAagctataaataagtaatatattacctaaaattatatgcatacctatttcatattttaaatatctataaaatataaatagcataATACTAACTAAAATGTTTTAGATTTCATGTTAAAATCGACAAATTGTCAGTTTGCCTgtaagtagtaaaaaaaattaaactgcagtattagtattatacatagaaaataactaatcataaaaatttgaacttcaaaacactttaaaaaaatatgtattaggaatttcgtaaaacaatatatttattaacagtgCTAATAAATAAGTGTTAATTTAACACTCCTcttaatataatctaaaattatgacaaataataaaatataataaatataaataataggtacctacttaatattgattgaaaaacttatatttttaaaagcaaacATTAATCAcagttttcaatacatttttctcttttagaaaacattaagtttttaaatataggtaagaaCTAAGAAGTATCTACTCTATATTTTCTGAATCACTGTTCTTTTTGTTCGCCTACTACCTAGGACATTTTCTGTGAATGAAAATAACCTCGTCTTCACTGcggttattaattatgataaacatataatttttgtatcgtACTATCGCGTAAATAAACAATGATGAATTATTCTGGGATAGTATTTTAGacaactaatatttttagttttataattttaatactttgaaaatattaaatattcacggttattatttattaaattataacaaaataaaaaatcgatttttttaaaaaaggattttgagtaaaaattcccgtttttaaaaaatgttttgtttgtttttcctgattattttgaaaagtacctATAAAGAATTTTGACCTctctaaagtataaattaaatcaaattttctatTCGAAATCACCTTCTAAGTTGAAAACCAAAGCATTTTTCTATTATGTATATCCTGTAtaggcttataaaaaaaaactacctacACCATTAATACGTAATACCTATATTGGTCATATTTATAGCTTcgtttagtaggtacctatctaaaaaCCAGAATAATGAAAAGACGTTTTTCTTATACCTAGAGCTGTATAAGCTCTAAGTTCTATTTCTATGTAATCAATCAAGAACCTCTGCAATTCAACTCATGAACGAATATACGTCGATATAGCAACTAACAGCCGTCATCGTATTATCGATTAGTTCATCGAcgaattaaatatagtttaaactgtttaaagatTTAATTCAGATTTAATCCACCTTTTGCTACACcttgttcaaaatataaaatgtttactaatcAAACGTCAATTAAGTCGTATGCTGCTTGCCGATAATGtgcttaaatcaaatatatacctgattttttttttttattattcctgTACTAAGCTATAAacttgtaggtatttataatttaaatatttgatgtacagtttttatttgaatactttgttattctatttaaatattaatttaacgatAATGCTGTTTTTCACATATTAACTGTACTTTTACTGGGgcgttatatttattaataattgatttgatttaataaatattatctattattacctatcattaatattataaaaattaacagaatacattataaattgttgcatgtatctattatctatactagataatatactatagatgtATAAATggaatttaacataaaaaatataatatacattacttatatatatgtagtttaACTAGTTTAAGCCATAATATGAcgcataaatatcataatattaattattatgatatatattttactattttagcaTGCAAGTCACTAACATTGGCAGGGCCCAAGAAGCAAATTTTACTGAGGCAAtacctatattagtatattatattttgttatttaatgtgAGGGTGCTCCTacagttgtataaaataattaatctttttaagtacctacctatactgcCTATATTAGCTCCagtcttataaaaaatacttttaaaaaagtgttaaaatactaatactagtatttgcatttatatattttataaagtatttgaatacaaatataagtattttttttaatttttacaaatgtacATACCTAAACCGTACCTAATaccgtaaatttaaaaatgtttacaatcaaTTCTTTGAAGATTTTTAGGGATAATAACATGTTGGCCCAAAACATGTtcttttataaagtaaattttttttcgaaatttttatctgatctttttttaatatttaaaattttactgaaATTGATAAAACTGATttctttataatacttaattacaagtatttaaatgttgttaaaaatactTCTAAAATGTAGTcagaatacttaaaatttacttcaaaatgtatttaaatacttgtattCCAATACTTTACAAAACTGATTTAGCTctgataaatcaataaatcattttGAGAAGTTGAAAGTGTGCACATTATCGACAGCTAAAACCAGACGCTACCTAGaaaacctattatatttatattatattatctataggtatatacagaatattataataatattagtatataaatacataggtaatagatatataatatattagtatattactcgttatttttcaatttttcatggGTACCTATGTACAGTACTATTATGTAGTAactagtaggtaggtataggtatctAGATTCTCTAgactctaatattatatatttatattttatatgctacCACTCGCGTACTTTAGTGAATAGTAACTATTAACTAGTAACTACACATAATTACACGACAGTACGACACTACTCTGCATAATGGTTACTGGTTTCTTTTTCGGGagttatgtaaaaatgttgCAAGTAACTAGTTATGCCGCTGTgcatatagataggtacatatagttcgtaggtgtattattatttaatatttatacctatatggctatattgatgatattcaaatttatagaatatttaatatttatattattttaacccaAAACAAAGCAAAGTCCATAATTAAGCAATGACCCATCCGCCAATCACTATTACCACTATTACATTATGTAGTCCCTACAACACAGTATATAATCTAAAACTACTGATAATTTAGAACTTTCATTATAGGTCATAGCCTCATAGGCTATCAAtaacagtttaatataaaaaatactatgataATTAACTAGGTATTCATTCatccataaaaattttaatttttaagcccAACATACATTTCTAGGGCTAAGCAATTGTACGTTTATAGACGAACGTCGTTCACCACGTCGCTGCTGAGCGTGTTTTCTGCAACTTATACTATGACTGTAAATTAGAGCTAACAACACAAGTTGACATGAGGTTTGTTGGTTCTGGTGATCACAAATTTTGTTGTGTTGCGCGTGGGTCGGACTGttggagagagagagagaaaaaacgAATAGTGTGGCAGTGTGCTGCTGGCGTCCTTAAATATTACCAttgagtatatatagtatatgtactcAATGATATTACGTTTACCGTTTACGGGTGTTGCGTCCATTTATTAATTAGCGTGGAGACGCAGAGACGGGGTGGGGAAGATTTGAAACACTCCCACCATAATTGCGGGAGCGTTGGCCCGCGAACGGAAGTCGAACACCACTTGCACTCGCCCGACCAACTGTCCGAGTTCGACGGATACTCAGCGGTTTGTCGAGCGTTATCGGGAATCCTCGCCAGTTGCCACAGTGA encodes the following:
- the LOC132927504 gene encoding signal recognition particle 9 kDa protein, whose translation is MYLKTWKEFETASYNLLLKDPTRVRCTMKYCHSESTVQLKVTDDISCLQFKTSDIQNVKKIEVFYATIMKQIISNEL